The following are encoded together in the Anopheles nili chromosome 3, idAnoNiliSN_F5_01, whole genome shotgun sequence genome:
- the LOC128727797 gene encoding uncharacterized protein LOC128727797 encodes MATTWVSVSTSGPFPPHMVPGGQDSDGSQIFVGRAHHAGDLLPAKVLPDKCAAYVAYGGEETLVQQVEVLVQKQLVWDMAGHGQVPMGAIVGGNTVDGEPLYIGRAFHEGSQTVGKVQASHNCVYIPYGGAEVPVSNYEVLCER; translated from the exons ATGG CGACAACTTGGGTATCGGTTAGCACCAGTGGACCTTTCCCGCCTCACATGGTCCCCGGGGGCCAGGATAGTGATGGTTCACAGATCTTCGTCGGCCGTGCGCATCACGCCGGTGATCTCCTCCCGGCCAAGGTCCTACCAGATAAATGTGCTGCGTACGTCGCGTACGGTGGCGAGGAAACGCTTGTCCAGCAAGTCGAGGTGCTAGTACAGAAGCAGCTGGTTTGGGACATGGCCGGACACGGCCAGGTACCGATGGGTGCCATCGTTGGCGGGAACACGGTCGACGGAGAACCGCTGTACATTGGGCGCGCTTTCCACGAGGGCTCGCAAACGGTCGGTAAGGTGCAGGCCTCGCACAATTGCGTCTACATTCCGTATGGAGGTGCGGAAGTGCCCGTTTCAAACTACGAAGTTCTGTGTGAACGGTAA